Proteins from one Enterobacter bugandensis genomic window:
- the ilvA gene encoding threonine ammonia-lyase, biosynthetic produces MAESQPLSAAPEGAEYLRAVLRAPVYEAVQVTPLQKMEKLSSRLDNVILVKREDRQPVHSFKLRGAYAMMAGLTDEQKARGVITASAGNHAQGVAFSSARLGLKALIVMPVATADIKVDAVRGFGGEVLLHGANFDEAKAKAIELAQQQGFTWVPPFDHPMVIAGQGTLALELLQQDAHLDRVFVPVGGGGLAAGVAVLIKQLMPQIKVIAVEAEDSACLKAALDAGHPVDLPRVGLFAEGVAVKRIGDETFRLCQEYLDDIVTVDSDAICAAMKDLFEDVRAVAEPSGALALAGMKKYIAQHNIRGERLAHVLSGANVNFHGLRYVSERCELGEQREALLAVTIPEEKGSFLKFCQLLGGRSVTEFNYRFADAKDACIFVGVRLSRGVEERKEILSLLHEGGYSVVDLSDDEMAKLHVRYMVGGRPSKPLQERLFSFEFPESPGALLKFLHTLGTHWNISLFHYRSHGTDYGRVLAAFELGEHEPDFETRLNELGYECHDETHNPAFRFFLAG; encoded by the coding sequence ATGGCCGAGTCACAACCCTTATCCGCCGCCCCTGAGGGGGCGGAATACCTGAGAGCGGTGCTACGCGCGCCGGTCTATGAAGCTGTGCAGGTCACGCCCCTGCAAAAAATGGAAAAACTCTCCTCGCGCCTCGACAACGTCATTCTGGTGAAGCGTGAAGACAGGCAGCCGGTGCACAGCTTCAAGCTGCGCGGTGCCTACGCGATGATGGCCGGGCTGACGGATGAGCAGAAAGCGCGCGGCGTCATTACCGCGTCGGCGGGCAACCACGCCCAGGGCGTTGCCTTCTCCTCGGCCCGTCTGGGTCTGAAAGCGCTGATCGTGATGCCGGTTGCTACCGCGGACATCAAAGTCGACGCGGTGCGCGGTTTTGGCGGGGAAGTGCTGCTCCACGGCGCGAATTTTGACGAAGCCAAAGCCAAAGCGATTGAGCTGGCGCAGCAGCAGGGCTTCACCTGGGTGCCGCCGTTCGACCACCCGATGGTGATTGCCGGGCAGGGCACGCTGGCGCTTGAACTGCTGCAGCAGGATGCCCATCTCGACCGCGTCTTCGTCCCGGTGGGCGGCGGCGGGCTGGCCGCAGGCGTGGCGGTGCTGATTAAACAGCTGATGCCGCAGATCAAAGTCATCGCCGTTGAGGCGGAAGACTCTGCCTGCCTGAAGGCGGCGCTGGATGCCGGTCATCCGGTAGACCTGCCGCGCGTTGGGCTGTTTGCCGAGGGCGTGGCGGTGAAGCGCATTGGCGATGAAACCTTCCGTCTGTGTCAGGAGTATCTGGACGATATCGTCACCGTCGACAGCGACGCCATCTGCGCGGCAATGAAAGATCTGTTCGAAGATGTACGTGCGGTGGCGGAGCCGTCCGGCGCGCTGGCGCTGGCGGGGATGAAAAAATACATCGCCCAGCACAACATTCGCGGCGAGCGGCTGGCGCACGTGCTCTCTGGTGCGAACGTGAACTTCCACGGCCTGCGCTACGTTTCCGAGCGCTGCGAGCTGGGCGAACAGCGTGAAGCGCTGCTGGCGGTGACGATTCCGGAAGAAAAGGGCAGCTTCCTCAAGTTCTGCCAGCTTCTGGGGGGACGTTCGGTAACGGAGTTCAACTACCGCTTTGCCGATGCGAAAGATGCCTGCATTTTTGTCGGCGTGCGTCTGAGCCGTGGCGTGGAGGAGCGTAAAGAGATCCTCAGTCTGCTGCATGAAGGCGGCTACAGCGTGGTCGATCTGTCCGACGATGAAATGGCTAAGCTGCATGTGCGTTACATGGTTGGCGGTCGTCCCTCAAAGCCGCTCCAGGAACGCCTGTTCAGCTTCGAGTTCCCGGAATCACCGGGCGCGCTGCTCAAGTTCCTGCACACGCTGGGCACGCACTGGAACATCTCCCTGTTCCACTACCGCAGCCACGGCACCGACTACGGGCGCGTGCTGGCGGCGTTCGAACTGGGCGAGCACGAGCCGGATTTCGAAACGCGGCTGAACGAGCTGGGCTATGAGTGCCACGACGAAACCCATAACCCGGCGTTCAGGTTCTTTCTGGCTGGTTAG
- the ilvD gene encoding dihydroxy-acid dehydratase, which translates to MPKYRSATTTHGRNMAGARALWRATGMTDADFGKPIIAVVNSFTQFVPGHVHLRDLGKLVAEQIEASGGVAKEFNTIAVDDGIAMGHGGMLYSLPSRELIADSVEYMVNAHCADAMVCISNCDKITPGMLMASLRLNIPVIFVSGGPMEAGKTKLSDKIIKLDLVDAMIQGADPKVSDEQSDQVERSACPTCGSCSGMFTANSMNCLTEALGLSQPGNGSLLATHADRKQLFLNAGKRIVELTKRYYEQDDASALPRNIASKAAFENAMTLDIAMGGSTNTVLHLLAAAQEAEIDFTMSDIDKLSRKVPQLCKVAPSTQKYHMEDVHRAGGVIGILGELDRAGLLNRDVKNVLGLTLPESLDQYDVMLTKDDAVKKMFRAGPAGIRTTQAFSQDCRWDTLDDDRAEGCIRSLEHAYSKDGGLAVLYGNFAENGCIVKTAGVDDSILKFTGPAKVYESQDEAVDAILGGKVVEGDVVVIRYEGPKGGPGMQEMLYPTTFLKSMGLGKACALITDGRFSGGTSGLSIGHVSPEAASGGNIAIIEDGDLIEIDIPNRGIQLKLSDQEIAARREAQEARGDKAWTPKDRQREVSFALRAYASLATSADKGAVRDKSKLGG; encoded by the coding sequence ATGCCTAAGTATCGTTCAGCCACCACCACCCACGGCCGTAACATGGCGGGTGCCCGCGCACTGTGGCGCGCCACCGGAATGACCGACGCCGATTTCGGCAAGCCAATTATCGCCGTGGTGAACTCTTTCACCCAGTTTGTACCGGGCCATGTGCATCTGCGCGATCTCGGTAAGCTGGTTGCCGAGCAAATCGAAGCCTCCGGCGGCGTGGCGAAAGAGTTCAACACCATTGCGGTGGATGATGGTATCGCAATGGGCCACGGGGGAATGCTCTATTCACTGCCGTCGCGCGAGCTGATCGCCGACTCGGTGGAGTATATGGTCAACGCCCACTGCGCCGATGCGATGGTCTGTATCTCCAACTGCGACAAAATCACCCCGGGGATGCTGATGGCCTCCCTGCGCCTGAACATTCCGGTGATCTTCGTCTCCGGCGGTCCGATGGAGGCGGGTAAAACCAAGCTCTCCGACAAAATCATCAAGCTCGACCTGGTCGATGCGATGATCCAGGGCGCAGACCCGAAAGTCTCTGACGAGCAGAGCGATCAGGTGGAACGCTCTGCGTGCCCGACCTGCGGCTCCTGTTCCGGCATGTTCACGGCTAACTCCATGAACTGCCTGACCGAAGCGCTGGGCCTTTCCCAGCCGGGCAACGGCTCGCTGCTGGCGACCCACGCCGACCGTAAGCAGCTGTTCCTCAACGCCGGTAAACGTATCGTTGAGCTGACCAAACGCTACTACGAGCAGGACGATGCCAGCGCGCTGCCGCGCAATATCGCCAGTAAAGCGGCGTTCGAAAACGCCATGACGCTGGATATCGCCATGGGCGGCTCCACTAACACCGTTCTGCACCTGCTGGCCGCCGCGCAGGAAGCCGAAATCGACTTCACCATGAGCGACATCGACAAGCTCTCCCGCAAAGTGCCGCAGCTGTGTAAAGTCGCGCCGAGTACCCAGAAGTACCACATGGAAGACGTGCACCGCGCGGGTGGCGTCATCGGTATCCTGGGCGAGCTGGATCGCGCCGGGCTGCTGAACCGCGACGTGAAAAACGTCCTCGGCCTGACGCTGCCGGAATCGCTGGACCAGTACGACGTGATGCTGACCAAAGACGACGCGGTGAAAAAGATGTTCCGCGCCGGTCCGGCCGGTATTCGCACCACCCAGGCGTTCTCGCAGGATTGCCGCTGGGACACGCTGGATGACGATCGTGCTGAAGGCTGCATTCGCTCGCTGGAGCACGCCTACAGCAAAGACGGCGGTCTGGCGGTGCTGTACGGTAACTTTGCGGAAAACGGCTGCATCGTGAAAACCGCAGGCGTGGATGACAGTATCCTGAAATTCACCGGTCCGGCGAAAGTGTACGAAAGCCAGGACGAGGCGGTAGACGCCATCCTCGGCGGCAAAGTGGTGGAAGGCGACGTGGTTGTCATTCGCTACGAAGGGCCGAAAGGCGGCCCGGGCATGCAGGAGATGCTCTACCCGACCACCTTCCTGAAATCGATGGGCCTCGGTAAAGCCTGCGCGCTGATCACCGACGGGCGTTTCTCCGGCGGCACGTCTGGTCTCTCCATCGGCCACGTCTCCCCGGAAGCGGCAAGCGGCGGCAACATCGCGATCATCGAAGATGGCGACCTGATCGAAATCGACATTCCGAATCGCGGCATTCAGCTGAAGCTGAGCGACCAGGAGATTGCGGCCCGTCGTGAAGCGCAGGAAGCGCGCGGCGACAAAGCCTGGACGCCGAAAGATCGCCAGCGCGAAGTCTCCTTCGCCCTGCGCGCCTACGCGAGCCTTGCAACCAGTGCAGATAAAGGCGCGGTGCGCGATAAATCTAAACTTGGGGGCTAA
- the ilvE gene encoding branched-chain-amino-acid transaminase, with protein sequence MTTKKADYIWFNGEMVRWEDAKVHVMSHALHYGTSVFEGIRCYDSHKGPVVFRHREHMQRLHDSAKIYRFPVSQSVDELMEACREVIRQNKLTSAYIRPLVFVGDVGMGVNPPAGYNTDVIIAAFPWGAYLGAEALDQGIDAMVSSWNRVAPNTIPTAAKAGGNYLSSLLVGSEARRHGYQEGIALDVNGYISEGAGENLFEVKDGILFTPPFTSSALPGITRDAIIKLAKDLGIEVREQVLSRESLYLADEVFMSGTAAEITPVRSVDGIQVGEGRCGPVTKRIQQAFFGLFTGETEDKYGWLDQVNH encoded by the coding sequence ATGACGACAAAAAAAGCTGATTACATTTGGTTCAATGGTGAGATGGTTCGCTGGGAAGACGCGAAAGTTCACGTGATGTCCCACGCGCTGCACTACGGTACCTCCGTGTTTGAAGGCATCCGTTGCTACGATTCTCACAAAGGGCCAGTGGTGTTCCGCCATCGCGAACACATGCAGCGTCTGCATGACTCAGCCAAAATTTATCGTTTCCCGGTCTCTCAAAGCGTTGATGAGCTGATGGAAGCCTGCCGCGAAGTGATTCGCCAGAACAAACTGACCAGCGCCTATATTCGCCCGCTGGTCTTCGTGGGTGATGTGGGCATGGGCGTGAACCCGCCGGCCGGTTACAACACTGATGTGATCATTGCTGCGTTCCCGTGGGGCGCCTACCTGGGCGCAGAAGCACTGGATCAGGGGATCGACGCAATGGTTTCTTCCTGGAACCGCGTGGCGCCAAACACCATCCCGACCGCCGCAAAAGCGGGCGGTAACTACCTCTCCTCACTGCTGGTCGGCAGCGAAGCGCGCCGCCACGGCTATCAAGAAGGCATCGCCCTCGACGTGAACGGCTACATCTCAGAAGGCGCGGGCGAAAACCTGTTTGAAGTAAAAGACGGCATTCTGTTTACCCCGCCGTTCACCTCTTCCGCGCTGCCGGGCATCACCCGTGATGCGATCATCAAGCTGGCGAAAGACCTCGGTATCGAAGTGCGCGAGCAGGTGCTGTCCCGCGAATCCCTCTACCTGGCAGACGAAGTGTTCATGTCCGGTACCGCGGCTGAAATCACGCCGGTTCGCAGCGTAGATGGTATCCAGGTGGGCGAAGGCCGCTGTGGTCCGGTGACCAAACGCATCCAGCAAGCCTTCTTCGGCCTCTTCACCGGCGAAACAGAAGACAAATACGGCTGGTTGGATCAGGTTAATCACTAA
- the ilvM gene encoding acetolactate synthase 2 small subunit gives MMQHQVAVQARFNPETLERVLRVVRHRGFQICSMNMETATDAQNISIELTVASPRPVDLLFSQLSKLVDVAHVAICQSTTTSQQIRA, from the coding sequence ATGATGCAACATCAGGTCGCCGTGCAGGCTCGCTTCAACCCGGAAACGTTAGAACGCGTATTGCGCGTGGTTCGCCACCGTGGCTTTCAGATTTGCTCTATGAATATGGAAACGGCCACCGACGCCCAGAACATCAGTATCGAATTAACCGTTGCCAGCCCGCGGCCGGTCGACTTACTGTTTAGTCAGTTATCAAAGCTGGTAGACGTTGCCCATGTTGCCATCTGCCAGAGCACAACCACATCACAACAAATCCGCGCTTGA
- the ilvG gene encoding acetolactate synthase 2 catalytic subunit — protein sequence MNGAQWVVHALRAQGVETVFGYPGGAIMPIYDALYDGGVEHLLCRHEQGAAMAAIGYARATGKTGVCMATSGPGATNLITGLADALLDSVPVVAITGQVASPFIGTDAFQEVDVLGLSLACTKHSFLVQSLEELPRVMAEAFEIASSGRPGPVLVDIPKDIQVAPGDLEPHFSTVKSDDAFPHAEVEEARQMMAEAKQPMLYVGGGVGMAQAVPALRAFLATTQMPATCTLKGLGAVDADYPYYLGMLGMHGTKAANLAVQECDLLIVAGARFDDRVTGKLNTFAPNAKVIHMDIDPAEMNKLRQAHVALQGDLNALLPALEQPLDINAWRQHTADMRAEHAWRYDHPGDAIYAPLLLKQLSDRKPADSVVTTDVGQHQMWSAQHMTYTRPENFITSSGLGTMGFGLPAAVGAQVARPNDTVICISGDGSFMMNVQELGTVKRKQLPLKIVLLDNQRLGMVRQWQQLFFQERYSETTLTDNPDFLTLASAFGIPGQHITRKDQVEAALDTMLSSEGPYLLHVSIDELENVWPLVPPGASNSQMLEKLS from the coding sequence ATGAATGGGGCACAATGGGTAGTACATGCGTTGCGCGCGCAGGGAGTCGAAACCGTATTCGGTTATCCGGGTGGCGCAATTATGCCGATTTACGATGCACTGTATGACGGCGGCGTGGAACACCTCTTGTGCCGACACGAGCAGGGCGCAGCGATGGCAGCCATTGGTTATGCCCGCGCGACAGGTAAAACCGGTGTATGCATGGCGACCTCAGGTCCGGGCGCAACGAACCTGATCACCGGCCTGGCTGACGCGCTGCTCGATTCAGTCCCTGTCGTGGCGATTACCGGTCAGGTGGCCTCTCCGTTCATCGGCACCGATGCCTTCCAGGAAGTAGACGTCCTCGGCTTATCGCTGGCTTGCACCAAGCACAGCTTCCTCGTTCAGTCCCTCGAAGAGCTGCCGCGCGTGATGGCCGAAGCGTTCGAGATTGCCAGTTCAGGCCGTCCTGGCCCGGTTCTGGTAGATATCCCGAAAGATATCCAGGTTGCACCTGGCGATCTGGAGCCGCATTTCTCCACCGTGAAAAGCGACGATGCGTTTCCGCATGCAGAGGTTGAAGAGGCGCGTCAGATGATGGCGGAGGCGAAGCAGCCGATGCTGTACGTCGGCGGCGGGGTGGGTATGGCGCAGGCTGTTCCGGCGCTTCGCGCGTTCCTTGCAACCACGCAAATGCCCGCCACCTGCACCCTGAAAGGTCTGGGTGCGGTAGACGCGGACTACCCGTACTACCTCGGCATGCTGGGAATGCACGGCACTAAAGCGGCAAACCTGGCGGTGCAGGAGTGCGACTTGCTTATCGTCGCAGGCGCCCGTTTTGACGACCGCGTCACCGGCAAGCTGAATACCTTCGCGCCGAATGCCAAAGTGATCCATATGGATATCGACCCGGCGGAGATGAACAAACTGCGTCAGGCGCACGTGGCGTTGCAGGGCGATCTTAACGCGCTGTTACCGGCGCTGGAGCAGCCGCTGGATATCAACGCATGGCGTCAGCACACCGCAGACATGCGCGCTGAGCATGCCTGGCGTTACGACCACCCCGGCGATGCCATCTATGCACCGCTGCTGTTGAAGCAGTTGTCCGACCGTAAACCCGCCGACAGCGTGGTGACGACCGATGTGGGCCAGCATCAGATGTGGTCAGCCCAGCATATGACCTACACCCGCCCGGAGAACTTCATCACCTCCAGCGGCTTAGGCACGATGGGCTTTGGCCTGCCGGCAGCCGTAGGCGCACAGGTGGCCCGCCCGAACGATACCGTGATCTGTATCTCCGGTGACGGCTCCTTCATGATGAACGTTCAGGAGCTCGGCACCGTGAAGCGCAAGCAGTTACCGCTGAAGATCGTGTTGCTCGATAACCAGCGTTTAGGGATGGTTCGCCAGTGGCAGCAGCTGTTCTTCCAGGAGCGTTACAGCGAAACAACCCTGACCGATAACCCCGATTTCCTCACCCTGGCCAGCGCCTTCGGCATTCCTGGCCAGCACATCACCCGTAAAGACCAGGTTGAAGCGGCACTCGACACCATGCTGTCAAGCGAAGGGCCATACCTGCTTCATGTCTCAATCGACGAGCTTGAGAACGTCTGGCCGTTGGTACCGCCAGGTGCCAGTAACTCACAAATGCTGGAGAAATTATCATGA
- the ilvX gene encoding peptide IlvX, with protein sequence MTTSTKFCFSRFMTGN encoded by the coding sequence ATGACGACTAGCACAAAATTCTGTTTCTCCAGATTCATGACGGGGAACTAA
- the ilvL gene encoding ilv operon leader peptide yields the protein MTALLRVISLVVISVVVIIIPPCGAALGRGKA from the coding sequence ATGACAGCCCTTCTACGAGTGATTAGCCTGGTCGTGATTAGCGTGGTGGTGATTATTATCCCACCGTGCGGGGCTGCACTTGGACGAGGAAAGGCTTAG
- a CDS encoding YifB family Mg chelatase-like AAA ATPase, whose translation MSLSVVYTRAALGVKAPLISVEVHLSNGLPGLTLVGLPETTVKEARDRVRSAIINSGYTFPAKKITINLAPADLPKEGGRYDLPIAIALLAASEQLNTTRLGSYEFVGELALTGALRGVPGAISGALEAIRAGRQIVVANENASEVSLIAEKGCLIAGHLQEVCAWLEGRHELSEPEECDEAIADAPEDLSEIMGQEQGKRALEITAAGGHNLLLIGPPGTGKTMLASRLSGLLPPLNNHEALESAAIYSLIGSTSLHKQWRRRPFRSPHHSASLTAMVGGGSIPGPGEISLAHNGILFLDELPEFERRVLDALREPIESGEIHISRTRAKISYPARFQLVAAMNPSPTGHYQGNHNRCTPEQTLRYLGKLSGPFLDRFDLSLEIPLPPPGLLRQTDRLGESSAHVRERVIAAQARQYARQNRLNARLDNAGIRQFCSLNVEDAAWLEETLTRFGLSIRAWQRLLKVARTIADVEGCTDIARKHLQEALSYRAIDRLLLHLQKLLA comes from the coding sequence ATGTCACTGTCAGTTGTTTATACGCGAGCGGCTCTCGGGGTAAAGGCTCCGCTTATTTCCGTAGAGGTTCATTTGAGTAATGGGCTGCCTGGACTCACGCTTGTCGGGTTACCTGAAACCACGGTTAAAGAGGCCAGGGACCGCGTTCGTAGCGCAATAATAAACAGCGGTTATACCTTCCCCGCAAAGAAGATCACCATCAACCTTGCTCCCGCCGACCTGCCCAAAGAGGGTGGGCGATACGATTTACCTATCGCAATTGCGCTTCTCGCGGCTTCTGAGCAGCTTAATACGACCAGGCTAGGCTCGTATGAGTTCGTGGGTGAACTCGCGCTCACAGGCGCACTGAGAGGCGTTCCCGGTGCGATATCGGGAGCGCTGGAAGCCATACGTGCAGGGCGGCAAATCGTTGTGGCCAATGAAAACGCATCAGAAGTGAGTCTTATTGCAGAAAAGGGATGTCTCATCGCCGGGCATCTTCAGGAAGTGTGCGCCTGGCTGGAAGGCCGCCATGAACTGTCCGAGCCGGAAGAGTGCGACGAGGCTATAGCGGATGCGCCAGAAGACCTCAGCGAGATCATGGGACAGGAGCAAGGGAAACGGGCGCTGGAGATTACGGCAGCGGGTGGGCACAATCTCCTGCTAATTGGCCCGCCGGGTACGGGCAAAACCATGCTGGCGAGCAGGCTAAGCGGGTTGCTCCCGCCGCTTAATAACCATGAAGCGCTGGAAAGCGCCGCCATCTATAGCCTGATCGGTTCGACGTCGTTGCACAAACAGTGGCGTCGACGTCCCTTTCGTTCCCCGCATCATAGCGCGTCACTGACGGCAATGGTCGGCGGTGGGTCTATTCCGGGGCCGGGTGAGATCTCGCTGGCACACAATGGCATTCTGTTTCTCGATGAGTTGCCTGAGTTTGAGCGCCGCGTGCTGGATGCGCTGAGGGAGCCCATTGAATCCGGTGAGATACATATTTCACGCACGCGAGCCAAAATAAGCTATCCCGCCCGTTTTCAGCTCGTGGCGGCGATGAACCCCAGTCCGACGGGGCATTATCAGGGCAACCATAACCGCTGTACGCCAGAGCAGACGCTGCGCTATCTGGGAAAGCTGTCTGGCCCGTTTCTCGACCGTTTCGATTTATCACTGGAAATCCCCCTTCCGCCGCCGGGCCTACTCAGGCAGACGGATAGACTGGGTGAAAGCTCCGCGCATGTTCGCGAACGGGTTATCGCGGCACAGGCGAGACAGTATGCCCGTCAAAACAGGCTGAATGCACGACTGGATAATGCAGGGATCCGACAGTTTTGTTCTCTTAACGTTGAAGATGCGGCTTGGCTGGAGGAGACGTTGACGCGCTTTGGGCTTTCCATACGTGCGTGGCAGCGCTTGTTAAAAGTAGCCAGAACCATTGCGGACGTGGAGGGCTGTACTGATATTGCGAGGAAACACTTGCAGGAAGCGCTGAGCTATCGGGCGATTGATCGTTTGCTTTTGCATCTGCAAAAGTTACTGGCATAA
- a CDS encoding DUF413 domain-containing protein, with product MAESFTTTNRFFDNKHYPRGFSRHGDFTIKEAQLLERHGYAFNELDLGKREPATEDEKQFVSVCRGEREPQSEAERVWIKYMARIKRPKRFHTLSGGKPQMEGAEDYTESDD from the coding sequence ATGGCGGAAAGCTTTACGACGACTAATCGTTTTTTCGACAATAAACATTATCCGCGCGGGTTCTCTCGTCACGGCGATTTCACCATCAAAGAGGCGCAGCTGCTTGAGCGTCATGGTTATGCCTTTAACGAGCTGGATCTGGGTAAACGTGAGCCTGCAACTGAAGATGAAAAACAGTTTGTCTCAGTGTGCCGTGGTGAGCGTGAGCCGCAGTCTGAAGCAGAACGTGTATGGATCAAGTACATGGCTCGCATTAAGCGTCCAAAACGTTTCCATACGCTGTCTGGCGGTAAACCGCAGATGGAAGGTGCAGAAGACTACACCGAGTCTGACGACTAA
- the hdfR gene encoding HTH-type transcriptional regulator HdfR translates to MDTELLKTFLEVSRTRHFGRAAEALYLTQSAVSFRIRQLENQLGVNLFTRHRNNIRLTPAGEKLLPYAETLMNTWQAARKEVAHTSRHNEFSIGASASLWECMLSQWLTRLYHSHGHLQFEARIAQRQSLVKQLHERQLDLLITTEAPKMDEFSSQIVGQFSLALYASEPSKMKADLTYLRLEWGPDFQQHEMGLISPDDVPQLTTSSAEIACQQLPLLKGCTWLPVRWADTKPGLHTVVDSTTLSRPLYAIWLQNSDKQSQIKDLLKINVMD, encoded by the coding sequence GTGGATACGGAATTGCTAAAAACTTTCCTTGAAGTGAGCAGAACGCGTCACTTCGGGCGAGCCGCTGAAGCCCTTTACCTGACGCAGTCAGCAGTCAGTTTTCGTATTCGACAGCTGGAAAATCAACTGGGTGTGAATCTTTTTACCCGCCATCGCAACAATATCCGCCTCACGCCTGCCGGTGAAAAACTGCTTCCGTATGCGGAGACATTGATGAATACCTGGCAGGCAGCGCGCAAAGAGGTTGCGCATACGTCGAGGCACAACGAGTTCTCGATAGGGGCCAGCGCATCTCTGTGGGAATGCATGCTCAGTCAGTGGCTTACCCGGCTATATCACTCCCATGGGCATTTACAATTTGAAGCCAGAATTGCGCAACGTCAGTCGCTGGTTAAGCAACTTCATGAGCGTCAGTTGGATCTGCTGATCACTACAGAAGCCCCCAAGATGGACGAATTTAGCAGCCAGATTGTTGGACAGTTCAGTCTGGCTCTTTATGCTTCTGAACCTTCAAAGATGAAAGCAGACCTGACCTATTTGCGGCTGGAGTGGGGACCTGATTTTCAGCAACATGAGATGGGATTGATCTCACCTGATGATGTTCCACAGTTAACAACCAGTTCTGCCGAGATTGCCTGTCAGCAACTTCCCTTGCTGAAGGGTTGCACCTGGTTACCAGTCCGTTGGGCAGACACCAAGCCTGGACTGCATACCGTGGTGGATTCCACTACCCTTTCGCGGCCGCTGTATGCGATTTGGCTGCAAAATAGCGACAAGCAATCGCAAATAAAAGATCTATTAAAAATCAATGTAATGGATTGA
- the murI gene encoding glutamate racemase: MATKLQDGNTPCLAATPSNPRPTVLVFDSGVGGLSVYDEIRHLLPDLHYIYAFDNVAFPYGEKSEDFIVERVVEIVTAVQKRYPLALAVIACNTASTVSLPALREKFQFPVVGVVPAIKPAARLTANGIVGLLATRGTVKRPYTRELIDRFANECQIAMLGSAELVEMAEAKLHGETVSLEELRRILRPWLRMPEPPDTVVLGCTHFPLLQEELLEVLPEGTRLVDSGAAIARRTAWLLEHEAPDAKSTDANIAFCMAITKETEQLLPVLRRYGFETLEKLAL; the protein is encoded by the coding sequence ATGGCTACCAAACTGCAGGACGGGAATACACCTTGTCTGGCAGCTACACCTTCTAATCCGCGCCCTACCGTGCTGGTGTTTGATTCCGGCGTCGGTGGGCTTTCGGTCTACGATGAGATTCGGCATCTCCTGCCGGATCTCCATTACATCTACGCCTTCGATAACGTCGCTTTTCCGTATGGGGAAAAGAGTGAGGACTTTATCGTTGAGCGTGTGGTTGAAATCGTCACCGCGGTACAAAAGCGCTATCCCCTTGCGCTGGCGGTCATTGCCTGTAATACGGCGAGCACCGTTTCTCTTCCCGCCCTGCGTGAAAAATTCCAGTTCCCGGTTGTGGGCGTTGTTCCTGCCATAAAGCCTGCCGCGCGCCTGACGGCGAACGGTATCGTGGGCTTGCTGGCCACGCGTGGCACGGTGAAGCGTCCTTATACCCGCGAGCTGATCGACCGTTTTGCTAACGAATGCCAGATTGCAATGCTTGGCTCCGCAGAGCTGGTGGAGATGGCGGAAGCGAAACTGCACGGCGAGACGGTATCGCTCGAAGAGCTGCGTCGTATTCTTCGTCCGTGGCTGCGGATGCCCGAACCACCGGATACGGTTGTGCTGGGCTGCACCCACTTTCCTCTCTTGCAGGAAGAGCTATTAGAAGTGCTTCCGGAGGGGACGCGGCTGGTGGATTCTGGTGCGGCGATCGCCCGTCGTACGGCCTGGCTGCTGGAGCATGAAGCGCCGGATGCGAAATCTACCGATGCAAATATCGCATTTTGCATGGCTATCACGAAAGAGACTGAGCAACTTTTACCCGTTTTACGCCGTTATGGCTTTGAAACGCTCGAAAAACTGGCGCTGTAG